Proteins from one Ornithobacterium rhinotracheale genomic window:
- a CDS encoding sensor histidine kinase codes for MKYLATYILGVILALLSYGTAQHGNRLSAVLLGVGSLLCLYLIYHFQYNKNSSLLRLITAVRYKDFSFRPKKTKSHVYNELQAVFEQVKSQEENIVSYKMLYEHILNQSQFGLMILSRETEEDEWDIFFANYYFLEIFKLPNYQKWSYCQTKMPKFYEIIEKTKFQNSQAFYTAKTKDFQPKTYSIRTSRVKGVAQQFFVINIESVQDLVEKKEKMAWYNLLKVISHELMNTLTPINSLIQSMQYATQQDEIQGEDLCELREGMSIVAERSGRLMQFVDDYRKITQIPKAYAEKIEIKQLLQEMCALLQNDLQEKQIECNVLGEPTMIWADKSLTERVLVNLLSNAIFALENLPKEDRKIELKIEKQHDSVLVKVRDYGRGIDDEITEKVFFPFFTTREKGSGIGLTLCKNIMEAQSGRIYLKNLAQGCEFVLVFKA; via the coding sequence ATGAAATATTTGGCGACTTACATTTTAGGCGTGATTTTGGCGTTGCTTTCTTACGGCACGGCACAGCATGGGAATAGGCTTTCGGCGGTGTTGCTGGGTGTGGGGAGTTTGCTGTGTTTGTATTTGATTTATCATTTTCAGTACAATAAAAATTCGAGTTTGCTCCGTTTGATTACTGCCGTGCGATACAAGGATTTTTCCTTTCGCCCTAAAAAGACTAAAAGTCATGTTTACAATGAATTGCAAGCCGTTTTTGAACAAGTAAAATCGCAGGAAGAAAATATCGTTTCCTACAAAATGCTGTATGAGCATATTTTAAATCAATCTCAATTTGGGTTGATGATTTTAAGCCGAGAAACTGAGGAAGATGAGTGGGATATTTTCTTTGCAAATTATTATTTTTTAGAGATTTTTAAACTCCCTAATTATCAAAAATGGTCGTATTGCCAGACCAAAATGCCGAAGTTTTATGAAATTATAGAAAAAACTAAATTCCAAAATTCGCAGGCTTTTTATACGGCTAAAACCAAAGATTTTCAGCCCAAAACTTATTCCATTAGGACTTCGCGGGTGAAGGGCGTGGCGCAGCAGTTTTTTGTCATTAATATAGAATCGGTACAAGATTTAGTCGAGAAAAAAGAAAAAATGGCTTGGTATAATTTGCTAAAAGTCATTTCGCACGAGTTGATGAATACGCTCACGCCAATTAATAGCCTAATCCAATCGATGCAATATGCCACGCAGCAAGACGAGATTCAAGGCGAAGATTTATGCGAATTGCGAGAAGGCATGAGCATTGTGGCTGAACGCTCGGGGCGATTGATGCAGTTTGTAGACGATTACCGAAAAATCACGCAAATTCCAAAAGCCTATGCCGAAAAAATTGAAATCAAACAATTGCTGCAAGAGATGTGTGCTTTGTTGCAAAACGATTTGCAAGAAAAGCAGATTGAGTGCAATGTTTTGGGCGAGCCAACGATGATTTGGGCAGATAAATCTTTGACCGAAAGAGTGCTTGTGAATTTGCTGAGCAATGCAATTTTTGCCCTTGAAAATCTGCCCAAAGAAGATAGAAAAATTGAGTTAAAAATCGAAAAGCAACACGATAGCGTACTGGTAAAAGTGCGCGATTATGGTCGGGGTATTGACGATGAAATTACCGAAAAAGTATTTTTCCCGTTTTTTACCACGCGTGAAAAAGGCTCGGGCATTGGGCTCACGCTTTGCAAAAACATCATGGAAGCACAATCGGGAAGGATTTATTTAAAAAACTTGGCACAAGGTTGCGAGTTTGTACTGGTTTTTAAGGCTTAA
- a CDS encoding sigma-54-dependent transcriptional regulator, with amino-acid sequence MRKIDARIAIVDDDKSILYAAKLWLKQFFSEIILIDEPKEILPTLNENEIEVVLLDMNFRKGYENGKEGMYWLKEILATNPNIAVILMTAYGEVSLAVEALKNGATDFILKPWNNEKLFASVKMAVEMVRKNKKIERLEKSQKNTISDYFLSTKSPRMQATMNALDKVAPTDANVLITGENGTGKYVMAEYIHKNSSRSEQPFVHIDLGSLSEGLFESELFGYAKGAFTDAKEHSMGKMEAAQGGTVFLDEIGNLPMHLQTKLLSVIQNRAVVRVGENKVRPLDIRFVFATNENLVQKIQEKAFREDLFYRINTVEIDIPPLRERLEDLEDLSHYFLEKFSKKYHRVGLKISDQQWRDMRNYPWRGNIRELAHSMERAVIMSDAGDLSLNLNTKESAMPTDDLNLEKMEKTLIQKAMQKSEGNISRAAAELGISRAALYRKLEKM; translated from the coding sequence ATGCGAAAAATCGATGCCCGAATTGCCATTGTCGACGATGATAAAAGTATTTTATACGCTGCCAAATTATGGCTAAAACAATTTTTTTCTGAAATCATTTTAATCGATGAGCCTAAGGAGATTTTGCCCACGCTCAACGAAAACGAAATCGAAGTGGTTTTGCTCGATATGAATTTTAGAAAAGGCTATGAAAACGGCAAAGAAGGCATGTATTGGCTCAAAGAAATTTTAGCCACCAATCCCAATATTGCTGTGATTTTGATGACGGCTTATGGCGAAGTTTCGCTCGCGGTGGAAGCTTTAAAAAATGGCGCAACAGATTTTATTTTAAAACCTTGGAACAACGAAAAATTGTTTGCCTCGGTAAAAATGGCGGTGGAAATGGTGCGCAAAAACAAGAAAATCGAACGCCTTGAAAAATCACAAAAAAATACCATTTCAGATTATTTTTTAAGCACAAAATCGCCCCGAATGCAAGCCACGATGAATGCGCTCGATAAAGTAGCTCCCACCGATGCCAATGTGTTGATTACGGGCGAAAATGGAACAGGAAAATATGTGATGGCGGAATACATTCATAAAAATTCAAGCAGGAGCGAGCAGCCCTTTGTGCATATCGATTTGGGGAGCTTGTCTGAAGGCTTGTTCGAATCCGAATTGTTTGGCTATGCCAAAGGAGCCTTTACCGATGCCAAAGAACACAGCATGGGAAAAATGGAAGCGGCACAGGGCGGAACGGTTTTTCTTGATGAAATCGGTAATTTGCCCATGCACTTGCAAACCAAGTTGCTCAGCGTGATACAGAATAGGGCAGTGGTGCGCGTGGGCGAAAACAAAGTGCGCCCGCTCGACATTCGGTTTGTGTTTGCCACAAACGAAAATTTAGTCCAAAAAATACAAGAAAAAGCCTTTCGGGAAGATTTATTTTACCGAATCAATACTGTGGAAATTGATATTCCGCCTTTGCGTGAGAGGCTGGAAGATTTAGAAGATTTAAGCCATTATTTCTTGGAGAAATTTAGCAAAAAATATCATCGTGTAGGCTTAAAAATAAGCGATCAACAATGGCGAGATATGCGAAATTATCCTTGGCGTGGCAACATTAGAGAGCTCGCCCACAGTATGGAACGCGCTGTGATTATGAGCGATGCGGGCGATTTGTCTTTAAACCTAAATACCAAAGAATCCGCTATGCCTACCGACGATTTGAATTTAGAAAAAATGGAAAAAACTTTAATCCAAAAAGCCATGCAAAAAAGCGAAGGCAATATTTCTCGTGCTGCGGCAGAGCTCGGCATTTCTCGCGCGGCACTCTATCGAAAATTAGAAAAAATGTAA
- a CDS encoding efflux RND transporter periplasmic adaptor subunit, giving the protein MDTKIQKKRGFKKYVWISLGVVLLGMAAYFLLQQQTESLNIDRNRVKIAEVQKGEFEDILLLNATTESRNSTLVNVLEGGVVQEIYVEDGAMVEMNQALAKIYNPNTELSQMNQETQMLQQINQMQNTILNLKNQSFEQEKERLQSNNDYRRAQQEYETQKRLYEAEIGRKNDFLMAKQNFEYQQKRKQVLEQSIKSEQNARNQQIAATQTAMAQMQKSLQLLEGNKQNFIIKSPAKGRLSSFTLTRGQNLVSGENIGKVDLLDGYKLVAKVDEFYNNRLRTGIAGTLTTNGKEYAVFVSKILPEVKDRQFEVVLDFSQDTPPNLRIGISFGIKLQLSDSVESILLSKGDFHLDTQGDWVFVVNGNTAERRNIKLGKENNRFYEVIEGLQPGEQVIITNYKDLKNYNTIHLKN; this is encoded by the coding sequence ATGGATACGAAAATTCAGAAAAAAAGAGGTTTTAAAAAATATGTTTGGATAAGTTTGGGAGTCGTTCTGCTCGGCATGGCGGCTTATTTCTTATTGCAACAACAAACGGAAAGTTTAAACATCGATCGCAATCGTGTAAAAATCGCCGAAGTGCAAAAAGGTGAATTTGAAGATATTTTGCTGCTCAACGCCACTACGGAATCTCGCAATTCTACGCTCGTGAATGTGCTGGAAGGCGGCGTGGTGCAAGAAATTTATGTGGAAGATGGTGCCATGGTGGAGATGAATCAGGCTTTGGCTAAAATCTACAATCCCAACACGGAATTGAGCCAAATGAACCAAGAAACGCAAATGTTACAACAGATTAATCAAATGCAAAACACGATTTTAAATCTTAAAAATCAATCGTTTGAACAAGAAAAAGAACGATTGCAAAGCAACAACGATTATCGTCGTGCGCAACAGGAATACGAAACGCAAAAAAGATTATACGAAGCCGAAATTGGTAGAAAAAATGATTTTTTGATGGCTAAACAAAATTTTGAATACCAACAAAAACGCAAACAGGTTTTGGAACAGAGCATCAAAAGCGAACAAAATGCAAGAAATCAGCAAATTGCAGCAACTCAAACGGCGATGGCGCAAATGCAAAAAAGCCTACAATTGCTCGAAGGAAACAAGCAGAATTTCATTATAAAATCGCCTGCCAAAGGTAGATTATCGTCGTTTACACTCACGCGCGGACAAAATTTGGTGAGTGGCGAAAACATCGGAAAAGTGGATCTGCTCGACGGCTACAAGTTGGTCGCCAAAGTGGACGAATTTTACAACAACCGTTTGCGCACGGGCATCGCTGGAACTTTGACCACCAACGGAAAAGAATACGCTGTGTTTGTGAGCAAAATTTTGCCCGAAGTCAAAGACCGACAATTTGAAGTGGTGTTGGATTTTTCGCAAGACACACCGCCCAATCTACGCATTGGGATAAGTTTTGGCATTAAACTTCAATTGTCTGACTCAGTGGAAAGTATTCTGCTATCTAAGGGCGATTTCCATCTCGATACGCAAGGCGATTGGGTGTTTGTGGTAAACGGCAACACGGCAGAACGACGAAACATTAAACTCGGAAAAGAAAATAATCGTTTTTATGAAGTAATCGAGGGACTACAACCTGGCGAACAGGTAATTATCACAAATTATAAAGATTTAAAAAATTACAATACCATTCATTTAAAAAATTAA
- a CDS encoding ABC transporter ATP-binding protein produces the protein MIQVQNLSKIYTTTEVQTAALNEVNLDIKKGEFVAIMGPSGCGKSTLLNVLGLLDTPTSGSYIFNEQETTKMNKSQKNDIRKKNLGFIFQNFNLIDELSVKENIELPLIYNHVPSRERKAKVTKIMEQIGIAHRANHLPQQLSGGQQQRVAVARALVNNPKLILADEPTGNLDSTHGADVMGLLAKLHIEGATIVMVTHSMHDARYASRVVQMKDGKIFNDEKVNAYLDSFEQAALENLSL, from the coding sequence ATGATACAAGTACAAAATTTAAGCAAAATCTACACCACTACAGAAGTGCAAACTGCGGCACTCAACGAAGTGAATTTAGACATCAAAAAAGGCGAATTTGTTGCCATTATGGGACCTTCGGGTTGCGGAAAATCTACTTTATTAAATGTTTTGGGCTTGCTCGACACGCCTACCAGTGGCAGCTATATTTTCAATGAACAAGAAACCACGAAAATGAACAAAAGCCAGAAAAATGATATCCGAAAAAAGAATTTAGGCTTTATTTTCCAAAACTTTAATTTGATTGATGAGCTCAGCGTGAAAGAAAATATTGAACTCCCGTTGATTTACAATCATGTACCAAGCCGAGAACGCAAAGCCAAAGTAACCAAAATTATGGAACAAATCGGGATTGCTCACCGCGCCAATCACTTGCCACAGCAACTCTCGGGCGGGCAACAGCAGCGTGTTGCCGTAGCGCGTGCTTTGGTAAATAATCCAAAATTGATTTTAGCCGATGAGCCTACGGGAAATCTCGACAGTACACACGGAGCCGATGTCATGGGGCTACTTGCCAAATTACATATAGAAGGTGCTACCATTGTGATGGTTACGCACTCTATGCACGATGCACGCTACGCCTCTCGTGTGGTGCAAATGAAGGACGGAAAGATTTTTAACGATGAAAAAGTAAACGCTTATCTCGACTCGTTTGAGCAAGCAGCTTTAGAAAATCTTTCGCTATAA
- a CDS encoding ABC transporter permease, with translation MLRNWLKIAFRNYKKNALTTFINVFGLTVGLVGFLLIIFYWNHENSFEEWNPERENVYQIEIQQNKNDIWPVTSFPLVLESKAKIPEIEDLALIESSITANVFYGNKKSTPNILKVSPDFFKLFPYKIISGSTQNGVEKDKIFLEKKVAQQLFGDDYANAIGKEVKFYNQFPAIVAAVYELPEGNTEYAYNAISYSIQLDRDKERWGNFNYKGFFKIKPGSNIKNIEKQITDILFTYMVVKEAEDAGVSIEEILDDLGTEKQDIAVHLTRLDKAHLDSKGKTLGTQDNINLKKNLQMLIGLCILILVLSAINFINLKTAQASQRAKEVGVRKALGSSRLLLISQFVFETFILCLISLLLAIAITEYLLPIYAQFLGKEIQLDYVKTLAYAFAIIIGMSLLAGIIPAIYLANFKPINTLKGNFSRSKNGIWLRNGILVLQLVISGFFIINSLLVNQQVNYLMNKDLGFQGDQIAMIDFKDFSQNNALRYQTTKAELLKIKGVEDVTFSRQRPGKPTRGISSVEYNFKNQEKSINAEQGAVDYNFFKFYDIKFVAGKDFNPQIASDTASGLIVNQAFVREMELNDKDAIGKKIDGYGIEHKIIGVVEDYHFHNATEEIKPIFHNYYNRTWMRNDMPYLAVKINQNDVAGTLKKIENFWSQIDPENDFSYTFLNEDYAETFTKIEQQRTLFSILNFMVLLISLLGLFGLSALLVEQKMKNIAIRKTLGASDKTLVWELTRPFIIISLLASFISIPLSYWFITKWLQDYAYRISIGVLPFLVGVFSLLILALVVTGIKAYRATQRDLVKYLKYE, from the coding sequence ATGTTACGCAATTGGCTAAAAATCGCTTTTAGAAATTATAAGAAAAATGCTCTTACTACCTTTATCAATGTGTTTGGGCTTACGGTGGGATTGGTGGGTTTTCTGCTCATCATTTTTTACTGGAATCACGAAAATTCTTTTGAAGAATGGAACCCTGAGCGAGAAAATGTTTACCAAATAGAAATTCAACAAAACAAAAATGATATTTGGCCTGTCACTTCGTTTCCCTTGGTACTTGAAAGCAAAGCAAAAATCCCTGAAATTGAAGATTTAGCTCTTATAGAATCTTCAATTACTGCCAATGTTTTTTATGGAAACAAAAAAAGCACCCCCAATATACTTAAAGTATCTCCTGATTTTTTCAAACTATTTCCATACAAAATCATCTCGGGTAGCACGCAGAATGGTGTGGAAAAAGACAAGATTTTTTTAGAAAAAAAGGTCGCACAACAACTTTTTGGAGATGATTACGCCAATGCCATAGGCAAAGAGGTTAAGTTTTATAATCAATTTCCAGCCATCGTTGCCGCCGTATATGAATTGCCCGAAGGCAATACAGAATATGCGTACAACGCTATTTCCTATTCAATTCAATTAGATAGGGATAAAGAACGCTGGGGAAATTTCAATTACAAAGGTTTTTTTAAAATAAAACCAGGTAGCAATATCAAAAATATCGAAAAACAAATAACCGATATTTTGTTTACCTATATGGTTGTAAAAGAAGCTGAAGATGCTGGTGTTTCTATTGAAGAAATTTTAGATGATTTAGGCACAGAAAAACAAGATATCGCTGTGCACTTAACTCGTTTAGACAAGGCTCATTTAGATTCAAAAGGGAAAACTCTCGGAACGCAAGACAACATCAACCTAAAAAAGAATTTACAAATGCTCATTGGTCTTTGCATTCTGATTTTGGTGCTTAGTGCCATCAATTTTATCAATCTAAAAACAGCACAAGCCTCACAACGAGCCAAGGAAGTGGGCGTGCGCAAGGCATTGGGCAGCAGTCGTTTGCTTTTGATTTCGCAATTTGTGTTTGAAACTTTTATTTTGTGTTTGATTTCGCTCTTGCTCGCCATTGCCATTACTGAATATTTACTCCCGATTTATGCCCAATTTTTAGGCAAAGAGATTCAGCTGGATTATGTAAAAACTTTGGCTTATGCTTTTGCTATCATCATCGGAATGAGCCTTTTGGCGGGAATCATTCCTGCCATTTATTTGGCTAATTTTAAACCTATTAATACTTTGAAAGGCAATTTCAGCCGTAGCAAAAATGGAATTTGGCTACGCAATGGGATTTTGGTGCTACAATTGGTAATTTCGGGCTTTTTCATCATCAATAGTTTGCTCGTGAACCAACAAGTAAATTATTTAATGAACAAAGATTTAGGCTTTCAAGGCGACCAGATTGCGATGATTGATTTTAAAGATTTCAGCCAGAATAATGCGCTCCGCTACCAAACGACCAAAGCGGAATTGCTCAAAATTAAAGGCGTAGAAGATGTTACCTTTTCAAGGCAAAGACCCGGCAAGCCTACCAGAGGAATTTCATCGGTTGAATATAATTTTAAAAATCAAGAAAAAAGCATAAATGCCGAACAAGGCGCCGTCGATTATAATTTTTTTAAATTCTATGATATCAAATTTGTAGCAGGCAAAGACTTCAATCCACAAATAGCTTCAGACACTGCCTCGGGCTTAATTGTAAACCAAGCCTTTGTGCGAGAAATGGAACTAAACGACAAAGATGCTATTGGAAAGAAAATTGATGGTTACGGAATAGAACATAAAATCATCGGTGTGGTAGAAGACTATCATTTCCATAACGCCACAGAAGAGATTAAACCTATTTTCCATAATTATTACAACAGAACTTGGATGAGAAATGATATGCCTTATTTGGCTGTGAAAATCAATCAAAATGATGTGGCTGGCACCTTGAAAAAAATTGAAAACTTTTGGAGCCAAATTGATCCAGAAAACGATTTTAGCTATACTTTTTTAAACGAAGATTACGCTGAAACCTTCACCAAAATTGAGCAGCAACGCACCTTGTTTTCAATCTTAAATTTTATGGTATTGCTCATTTCATTGCTTGGATTGTTTGGGCTTTCAGCACTCTTGGTGGAGCAAAAAATGAAAAATATCGCCATTCGCAAAACACTCGGTGCCAGCGACAAAACCTTGGTTTGGGAGCTTACACGCCCGTTTATCATCATCAGTTTGTTGGCTTCATTCATTTCCATTCCATTGAGCTATTGGTTCATTACCAAATGGTTGCAAGATTATGCCTACCGCATCAGTATTGGCGTGTTGCCGTTCTTAGTGGGCGTATTTTCGCTACTCATTTTAGCCTTGGTCGTTACGGGCATCAAAGCCTATCGTGCCACACAACGAGATTTGGTGAAATACTTAAAATACGAATAA
- a CDS encoding TolC family protein — MKHTIIVFLVFMSVQGWAQQTLSLEESLALALKNNPEIRKISLATEKQNAERLAAWGQLLPRANVGANRAYSFGSTIDPQTNTREALNVSQDRFYFSAQMNLFSWENLMQLKLTQLQKNSFRYFLQATEQRIAMQVVQHFYSYLLAKKWEEILTPQIQEMEKQVQQTQQAVEIGTRPQSDVYDIEANKGNLSNQLLQAQNAKNIAKNNLLLAMGMLQDSVEFAEKNDNLIDFLDLEKIDNLSILANNPEARKAEAEQKIAKQTLKKVQALRLPRLSAQYQWGTFYSKILDSDLPTQDFKEQWKDHSNQYLSLGIEIPIFNQFLVKSETQKAKIEQLQADVRNDAITLKINHQLNEIKNNYHTAWNSYELLKTNHENQRLAFERSEDKFKEGLIDAYTLFIIKNNWLQANYQLYRAKTELQMQQKLWQLMTQNR; from the coding sequence ATGAAACATACAATCATAGTTTTTTTGGTTTTTATGAGCGTTCAGGGCTGGGCGCAGCAGACATTAAGTCTGGAAGAAAGCCTTGCCCTTGCGCTTAAAAACAATCCAGAAATTAGAAAAATAAGCCTTGCCACTGAAAAGCAAAATGCCGAACGCCTTGCTGCTTGGGGACAACTTCTCCCTAGAGCTAATGTGGGTGCCAACCGAGCCTATAGTTTTGGCTCGACCATAGACCCACAAACCAATACGCGAGAAGCACTCAATGTTTCCCAAGACCGATTTTATTTTTCGGCACAGATGAATCTTTTCTCGTGGGAAAATTTAATGCAACTGAAACTTACGCAATTGCAAAAAAACAGTTTTCGGTATTTTTTGCAAGCCACCGAGCAGCGTATCGCTATGCAAGTGGTGCAACATTTTTACAGTTATCTTTTGGCTAAAAAATGGGAAGAAATTTTAACGCCACAAATTCAAGAAATGGAAAAGCAAGTGCAGCAAACCCAGCAGGCGGTGGAAATCGGCACGCGACCACAGAGCGATGTGTATGACATCGAAGCCAATAAGGGCAACTTGAGCAATCAACTGCTACAAGCGCAAAATGCTAAAAATATTGCCAAAAATAATTTGCTTTTAGCTATGGGCATGCTCCAAGACAGCGTAGAATTTGCCGAAAAAAATGACAATTTGATTGATTTTTTGGATTTAGAAAAAATCGATAACTTAAGCATTTTGGCAAACAATCCCGAAGCACGCAAAGCAGAAGCGGAACAAAAAATCGCAAAACAAACTTTGAAAAAAGTGCAAGCCTTACGCTTGCCAAGACTCTCCGCTCAATACCAATGGGGCACTTTTTATAGCAAGATTTTGGATTCGGATTTGCCTACGCAAGATTTTAAAGAGCAATGGAAAGATCACTCCAATCAATATCTTTCGTTGGGGATAGAAATTCCGATTTTCAACCAATTTTTGGTGAAATCTGAAACTCAAAAAGCCAAGATTGAGCAACTCCAAGCCGATGTACGAAACGATGCTATCACTTTAAAAATCAATCATCAGCTCAATGAAATTAAAAACAATTACCACACCGCTTGGAATAGCTACGAATTACTGAAAACTAATCACGAAAACCAGCGTTTGGCGTTTGAGCGTTCCGAAGATAAATTCAAAGAAGGCTTGATTGATGCTTATACTTTATTCATCATCAAAAACAACTGGTTACAAGCTAATTACCAATTATATCGCGCCAAAACCGAACTGCAAATGCAACAAAAACTTTGGCAGCTGATGACACAAAATCGCTAA
- a CDS encoding heavy metal translocating P-type ATPase: MEKQYSIIGMSCMGCKDSVEKALRKVAGVKHVEVDLLQALATITSDHEIPFELLKESLKNSHYDIAPLQKITRTYSVHGMQCEGCKGHVQEALEKVNGVSKVEVNLDKSEAIVTSNQEIPLEQFQKALDKIGGSYTIANEGEEAPVKKKLVSKSGKYYCPMMCEGDKVYDAPGDCPVCGMDLVPLEMNEDEEQSNYLRLLKKLKIALLFTVPIFVIAMSDMLSDNPLYKIMPQSAWNWVQFLLSFPVVFYACFILFKRAYASLITRNLNMFTLVGIGAGAAWLYSVIALFFPNLLSATGEVHLYFESATVILTLVMLGQVMEAKAHQKTHSAIKELMQLAPKKALRVSGDVEQEVDLSEIKIGDVLKVKPGEKIPVDGEIIEGSSHIDESMITGEPIPVDKVVGDEVSQGTINGNKTFLMKAKRVGHDTLLAGIIQMVNDASRSRAPIQRLADKVSAYFVPIVVGVAVITFIVWFLFSQEHPWTNAFVNAIAVLIIACPCALGLATPMSIMVGIGKGAQRGILIKKAEALEKLKTINLVLIDKTGTITEGKPSVEELVAVEGVKKIDMLQLINSLNQNSEHPLAKATLKFGRERHVSALPVQNYESITGKGVVGEVQNQSVALGNEALMESVGAKDNHNLYAQAENFINQGATVSYLAVDQEILAFIVISDKIKENSAQALKALNQKGIKVVMLSGDSLGTVKAVAKKVGLTDFKAEMLPKDKLEEVKKYQAQGYKVAMAGDGMNDAPALAQSDVGIAMGTGTDVAIESADITLVKGDLQGILSARLLSEKVLKNIKENLFFALVYNTLGVPVAAGILYPFFGILLSPMIAALAMSFSSVSVIANALRLRNAKI, translated from the coding sequence ATGGAAAAACAATATTCAATCATTGGCATGTCGTGCATGGGCTGCAAAGACAGCGTAGAGAAAGCTTTAAGAAAAGTAGCTGGTGTAAAGCATGTGGAGGTGGATTTGCTGCAAGCTTTGGCTACAATTACCTCGGATCACGAAATTCCTTTTGAACTTTTAAAAGAGAGTTTAAAAAACTCACACTATGATATTGCACCTTTGCAGAAAATTACTAGAACTTACTCGGTGCATGGCATGCAGTGCGAGGGGTGCAAAGGGCATGTGCAAGAGGCGTTAGAAAAAGTGAACGGGGTTTCTAAAGTGGAGGTAAACCTTGATAAATCTGAAGCAATTGTAACTTCTAACCAAGAGATTCCTTTAGAGCAATTCCAAAAAGCTTTAGACAAAATAGGGGGAAGCTACACCATTGCCAACGAGGGCGAAGAGGCTCCTGTTAAAAAAAAATTAGTCAGTAAATCGGGGAAATACTATTGCCCGATGATGTGTGAAGGAGACAAAGTCTACGACGCACCAGGCGATTGCCCCGTGTGCGGAATGGATTTGGTGCCCCTCGAAATGAATGAAGATGAGGAGCAGAGCAATTATTTGCGATTGTTGAAGAAACTTAAAATCGCGTTGCTCTTTACGGTTCCCATCTTTGTTATCGCCATGAGCGACATGCTCAGCGATAATCCTTTGTATAAAATTATGCCTCAATCTGCTTGGAATTGGGTGCAATTTTTATTGTCGTTTCCCGTCGTTTTTTATGCATGTTTTATCTTATTTAAACGGGCTTATGCCTCGTTGATTACACGAAATTTAAACATGTTCACCTTGGTGGGAATTGGTGCTGGAGCCGCTTGGCTTTATAGTGTAATCGCTTTATTCTTTCCCAATTTATTGAGTGCCACGGGCGAGGTTCATCTCTATTTTGAATCTGCCACAGTGATTCTTACTTTGGTCATGTTGGGGCAAGTAATGGAGGCGAAAGCACACCAGAAAACCCATTCTGCGATAAAAGAATTAATGCAACTAGCCCCTAAAAAAGCTCTGAGAGTTTCGGGAGATGTGGAGCAAGAAGTGGATTTGTCTGAAATTAAAATTGGAGATGTTTTAAAAGTAAAACCAGGAGAAAAAATCCCTGTCGATGGCGAAATCATCGAAGGGAGTAGCCACATCGATGAAAGTATGATTACGGGCGAACCAATTCCTGTAGATAAAGTCGTGGGCGATGAGGTGAGCCAGGGGACTATTAATGGAAATAAAACATTTTTGATGAAAGCCAAAAGAGTGGGGCACGATACGCTCTTGGCAGGAATCATCCAAATGGTGAATGACGCGAGCCGAAGCCGAGCACCGATTCAGCGATTGGCTGACAAAGTGTCGGCGTATTTTGTGCCGATTGTCGTGGGCGTAGCGGTGATTACTTTTATTGTTTGGTTTTTATTTTCGCAAGAACATCCGTGGACTAATGCCTTTGTAAACGCCATTGCGGTGCTAATTATCGCTTGTCCGTGTGCGCTTGGTTTGGCAACCCCGATGTCGATTATGGTGGGAATTGGAAAAGGCGCCCAACGAGGAATTTTGATTAAAAAAGCCGAAGCTTTAGAAAAATTAAAAACTATAAATTTAGTTTTAATTGATAAAACGGGAACCATTACCGAAGGCAAGCCGTCGGTGGAAGAATTAGTTGCGGTTGAAGGCGTGAAAAAAATAGACATGCTCCAGCTAATTAATTCATTAAACCAAAATAGTGAGCATCCTTTAGCCAAGGCTACGCTTAAATTTGGTCGTGAGCGTCATGTGTCTGCTTTGCCTGTTCAGAATTACGAAAGCATCACAGGAAAAGGTGTGGTGGGAGAAGTGCAAAATCAGTCGGTAGCACTTGGAAACGAAGCCTTAATGGAAAGCGTTGGAGCCAAAGACAATCATAATCTTTATGCACAAGCCGAAAACTTTATCAATCAAGGAGCTACGGTTTCTTATTTAGCCGTAGATCAAGAAATATTGGCGTTTATCGTGATTTCAGATAAGATTAAAGAAAACAGTGCACAGGCACTCAAGGCTTTAAATCAAAAAGGAATCAAGGTTGTAATGCTTTCAGGAGACAGTTTAGGAACCGTGAAAGCCGTGGCAAAAAAAGTAGGACTCACTGATTTTAAAGCCGAAATGCTGCCAAAAGATAAATTGGAAGAAGTGAAAAAATACCAAGCGCAAGGCTATAAAGTGGCGATGGCAGGCGACGGAATGAACGATGCGCCCGCTTTGGCACAGAGCGATGTGGGCATTGCAATGGGAACGGGAACCGATGTGGCGATAGAAAGTGCCGACATCACGCTTGTGAAAGGGGATTTGCAAGGTATTTTAAGTGCGAGATTATTAAGCGAAAAAGTCTTGAAAAATATCAAAGAAAATCTATTTTTCGCACTCGTTTATAATACGCTTGGTGTGCCAGTAGCCGCAGGAATTTTGTATCCGTTTTTTGGAATTTTGTTGTCGCCTATGATTGCTGCGCTGGCAATGAGTTTCAGTTCTGTGAGCGTGATTGCCAATGCGTTGCGTTTGCGAAATGCTAAGATTTAA